Part of the Candidatus Baltobacteraceae bacterium genome is shown below.
GCTCGTGAATGAGGCGGGCGGCCGCGGCCACGATGCGCTCCCGCGTCGCAAGCCCCTTGGGAGTAAAGCTCTGATCTTTGGCTGTTAGCGTCCTCATCGTTCGAAATCGCCCTTTTTGGAGTTGATAATCCAATTTAGCACACTTATATTGGATTTACCACTCCAGTTTAAGGAAAGGCAATGGATAACAACCGCACCCTTCAAGATCTCAACGGCCGTACCGCCCTCGTCACCGGCGCAACCAGCGGCATCGGCAAAGCAACCGCGCTCGCGCTCGCGCGGCGTGGAGCGCGTGTTCTTATCTCAGGCCGCGACGAAGTTCGGGGTCAATCCGTCGTGTCGGCTATCCGGGCTGAAAACGGGGCCGCCGATTTCTTGCAAGCGGACCTCAGCGACGCCGATTCTACGCGGAAGCTAGCGCAGCGCGCACTGGAAATCGCCGGTCGTGTCGACATCCTCGTGAATAACGCCGGCGCCTTCCCGTTCGGGCCGACCGCGCAAACGCCGCCGGATGTGTTCGACGACGTTTTCGCTACCAACGTGCGGGCGCCGTTTATTCTCGTTGGGGAGTTGGCGCCGAAAATGGCGGACCGCGGCAAAGGCGCCATCATCAACCTGAGCAGCATGGTCAGTGAGTTTGGTATGGCGGGAATGGCGCTGTACGGTTCGAGTAAAGCGGCGATCAATTTGCTTACGAAGGCGTGGGCCGCGGAGTTTGGCCCCAGTGGCGTGCGAGTGAACGCCGTCAGCCCGGGCCCGACTCGCACGGAAGGAACGGCCGCGATGGGGGACGGTCTCGCGCAGCTTGCCGCCGCAGCGCCCGCCGGCCATCCGGCGTCTCCTGAAGAGATCGCCGACGCGATCGTCTATCTTGCTTCCGATCGCGCAAGTTTCGTGCACGGCGTCGTGCTGCCGGTCGACGGCGGCCGAACGGCCGTATAAAGGAGCGATCAATGACGACGACAACCCTTCGGAGATCTCGCACGACCGACGTAGCCGCTTTCTCAACGAGAGCCGGGTTATGGATCGGACGCTATGGACTAGTCGCGATACTCCTACTTATCGGAGGCTTGAAGTTCACGCACGGCGAGGCTTTAGGAATCCAGCCGCTGGTCTCTCACAGCCCGCTCATGTCTTGGATGTACTCGCTGACCGGCGTGGACGGCGTTTCACGCGCGATCGGTACGATCGAGATCGCGGTAGCGTTACTCATCGCGTCGCGGCCGATATCGGCGATCGCGTCGGCGGCCGGCAGCCTTTTGGCAATCGTCACCTTTCTCACCACGCTCTCTTTTCTGCTGAGTACTCCCGGCGTATGGGCACCGGCCTTCCCCGCACTATCGGGTACGGGCGCATTCCTCATCAAGGACCTTTGCCTGTTGGCCTGTGCCGCGTTCACGGCCGGGGAAGCACTCGCAGCTGCGGCGAGCAAAGGAGCGGTGTAACGTGTCGTTGGCAGATCAGCTAGCTAAACTAAAGCACGATTTCGAGGCAAAAGCACCGCCGGAGACGATAGAAAAAATACACCGAGCTACGGCGGAGCTCGCGCGCTCCGGGATCCTCGAGCGCACGCTGAAGAAAGGCGATCTCGCTCCCGAGTTCGTGCTTCCCGACGTCAACGGCGTCCCGGTATCCTCGGCGGACCTCCGGCGAAACGGTCCCTTAATCGTCAGCTTCTTCCGAGGTAAATGGTGCCCGTACTGCAATCTGGAGTTGTCGGCGCTGGCTAAAATCTATCCGCGCGTCAAAGAGCTTGGGGCGGAGCTGGTCGTGATCTCGCCGCAAAAAAGTGAGTTCAGCGCCGACCTCGTGAAGCCATATCGCATCGGGTTTCCCATACTGCGCGATTTCCACAACGAAATCGCGGAACAATTCGGAATCGCTTTTACGCTGCCGGAGTATCTCGACGCACTCTACCGTGAGTTCGGGAACGACTCAAAGGCCTGGAACGAGACCGAGGTTTGGCAGTTGCCGATACCGGCGCGGTTCCTCATCACGCCTGACGGAACGATTGCCGATGCGGAGGTTAACCCGGACTACACCGTTCGACCGGAGCCCGAAACGATTCTCGAGCGGCTCAAAGCGCTGAAAGCACCGGGAGTCATCCAAAATCCTACGAAGGACGTATTGCGAGCATGAAAGCACTTTTTGCGGCGTCTTTCGCCGCCCTCATTTGCGCAGGAACCGGCTTTGCGGACGCTGCGTCCGAACCGGCCTCAGCGTTTTTCTTCCCCAGCGTCATCTCGGTCGACACGTCGACGCACACCGCG
Proteins encoded:
- a CDS encoding SDR family oxidoreductase, producing MDNNRTLQDLNGRTALVTGATSGIGKATALALARRGARVLISGRDEVRGQSVVSAIRAENGAADFLQADLSDADSTRKLAQRALEIAGRVDILVNNAGAFPFGPTAQTPPDVFDDVFATNVRAPFILVGELAPKMADRGKGAIINLSSMVSEFGMAGMALYGSSKAAINLLTKAWAAEFGPSGVRVNAVSPGPTRTEGTAAMGDGLAQLAAAAPAGHPASPEEIADAIVYLASDRASFVHGVVLPVDGGRTAV
- a CDS encoding peroxiredoxin-like family protein, whose amino-acid sequence is MSLADQLAKLKHDFEAKAPPETIEKIHRATAELARSGILERTLKKGDLAPEFVLPDVNGVPVSSADLRRNGPLIVSFFRGKWCPYCNLELSALAKIYPRVKELGAELVVISPQKSEFSADLVKPYRIGFPILRDFHNEIAEQFGIAFTLPEYLDALYREFGNDSKAWNETEVWQLPIPARFLITPDGTIADAEVNPDYTVRPEPETILERLKALKAPGVIQNPTKDVLRA